From Paenibacillus graminis, a single genomic window includes:
- a CDS encoding glycoside hydrolase family 43 protein codes for MKEERLLKGITNPVIPGWYADPEARTYEGRHWIYATRSYTEYTQQMNLDAFSSVDLIHWNKHDSIIGMKDFPWIWRAVWAPTQIEHQGRHYLVFASNDIQKDGEAGGLEIAVADSPEGPYRGYLGKPLVDRFIYGAQPIDAHLFKDDDGAVYLYYGGWGHCNVARMNEEMTGFIPFSDGQAVRSITPPGYVEGPCMIKKDGLYYLMWSMGGWTNGTYRVAYGVSGSPLGPFANEGTILERQEPVAEGPGHHGYLYLPDEDEWLIVYHRRIIGDKEPGNRMLCIDRMEFEAGRIKPVIMTDSW; via the coding sequence TTGAAAGAAGAGCGTCTGCTGAAAGGGATAACAAACCCTGTTATACCCGGGTGGTATGCGGACCCGGAGGCAAGAACCTATGAGGGCAGGCACTGGATTTATGCCACCAGGTCTTATACGGAATATACGCAGCAGATGAATCTGGATGCTTTCAGTTCTGTGGACCTGATCCATTGGAACAAACACGACAGCATTATTGGGATGAAGGATTTTCCCTGGATCTGGAGAGCGGTGTGGGCGCCTACCCAGATTGAGCACCAGGGCAGGCATTACCTTGTGTTTGCCTCCAACGATATCCAGAAGGACGGGGAAGCCGGCGGACTGGAGATTGCCGTTGCGGATTCCCCGGAAGGCCCATACAGGGGCTATCTCGGCAAGCCGCTGGTTGATCGTTTCATTTACGGTGCCCAGCCGATCGACGCCCATTTATTCAAGGATGATGACGGCGCCGTCTATCTGTATTACGGGGGCTGGGGACACTGCAACGTGGCCCGGATGAATGAGGAGATGACCGGTTTTATTCCTTTTTCCGATGGGCAGGCTGTCCGTTCCATTACGCCTCCGGGCTATGTGGAGGGGCCGTGCATGATTAAGAAGGACGGCCTCTATTATCTGATGTGGTCCATGGGCGGATGGACCAATGGCACCTATCGTGTGGCCTACGGCGTCAGCGGCAGTCCGCTGGGGCCATTCGCCAACGAGGGTACCATTCTGGAAAGGCAGGAGCCTGTGGCGGAGGGGCCCGGCCATCACGGATATTTGTATCTGCCCGATGAGGATGAATGGCTGATTGTCTATCACCGGAGAATCATCGGGGACAAGGAGCCGGGCAACCGCATGCTATGCATCGACAGGATGGAATTTGAGGCCGGCAGGATTAAGCCGGTAATCATGACCGACAGCTGGTAG
- a CDS encoding carbohydrate ABC transporter permease, translating into MFIIPFVWLIRSSLMNLSQIFTMPPEWIPAPFQWSNFQRALTALPFDTFFKNTLIIVVTVLAGTVITSTIGAFGFSRIQWKGRDTVFAILMTSMMLPAAVTMIPSFLGWQALGFYDTLYPLIIPAYFGGGIFNIFLLRQFYLTIPRDFDEAAFVDGASYWQIYTRIIFPLSRSAVIVVALFSFLASWNDFMGPLIYLKSDSLFTLALGLQMFQGSYTAQWDLLMAASATVVLPCVIVFLAGQRYFLEGITLTGLKG; encoded by the coding sequence ATGTTCATCATTCCGTTTGTATGGCTGATCCGCAGCTCACTGATGAATTTATCGCAGATTTTCACCATGCCTCCGGAATGGATTCCCGCCCCGTTTCAATGGAGCAACTTTCAGAGGGCGCTTACGGCGCTGCCGTTTGACACCTTCTTCAAGAATACGCTTATTATTGTGGTCACGGTGCTTGCGGGGACTGTCATTACGAGCACGATTGGAGCCTTTGGATTTTCCCGGATTCAGTGGAAGGGCAGGGATACGGTATTCGCCATTCTGATGACCAGCATGATGCTGCCGGCGGCGGTAACGATGATACCGAGCTTTCTCGGCTGGCAGGCGCTGGGCTTCTATGATACGTTGTATCCGCTGATTATTCCCGCTTACTTCGGCGGAGGAATCTTCAATATTTTCCTGCTGCGGCAGTTCTATTTGACGATTCCGCGTGATTTTGATGAGGCGGCCTTTGTGGACGGGGCCAGTTATTGGCAAATCTATACACGCATCATCTTCCCCTTAAGCCGTTCTGCGGTGATCGTAGTCGCTTTATTCAGCTTCCTGGCCTCCTGGAACGATTTCATGGGACCGCTGATTTATTTGAAGAGCGACAGCCTCTTCACCCTTGCCCTGGGCCTGCAAATGTTTCAGGGTTCCTACACTGCACAGTGGGATCTGCTGATGGCGGCTTCGGCCACGGTTGTCCTGCCTTGTGTCATTGTGTTTCTGGCCGGCCAGCGCTACTTTCTGGAAGGCATAACCTTAACGGGATTAAAAGGATAA